The DNA region CATGCAATTTAGGTGGCTGCTCTATTATGCATGCTGAATTATGGGCAATCGTTCATGGCCTGCAAATTGCGGTAGTTAGCGGATACCATTCCATTGTCGTAGAATCTGATTCAGCTGCGGTTATCAAGTTCATCAATCATGGTTGCTCCTCAACTCATTTTTGTGCCCCCATCATTCAAGACATCTGTATCATGGCTGCTCGCTTGCAGAGCACTATTTGATTACATTCCCTTCGTGAAGCTAACTCAGTAGCAAACGCTCTAGCCTAAAAAAGGCAGGACATGTCTCATGGTTTACATCTGTTCGATAGAATACCATCTAATATTCGTTATGCACTCTTTTGTGATTGTTACGAGACCCTCCATTTAAGAGGTTTTGTGATTGTTACGAGACCCTCCATTTAAGAGGGTCTTGATCTGTTCCTTTTTCTTTTCGCATTTTTCTTTTCTGGTTTTTTCTTGTGTTTGGGGTTCTTCCCCCAAAAATTAGGCCAAAAACTTGTGGTTCAATATAAtctttataacttgttttttattttgtagttaaatttttattgtgcattttaattattatttttaatcaagtCCCCCTCAGGTATATATCTATAATATGCAGTTTCGTTTAATTTTTATGAACAGGAAGAATTTAATTACAAACCTCTACAAAATTACATAaccttctaaattatttttataaaaacacttGCAATAACATGGTATGTCAAACCAATGTTGATGTTTACAATGGAAAGCGGATGAAAACGAGTCTCTTCCAAAGACGGGAAAAGAAAACTTGTTCTTGGAATTAAAACAGTAGAAATGAAGCTGAAGGTAGTAAAATTGAACCAGGATTCTTACTTGAAtatatagtttttattttatttacaactaGTATCGCTTCTCATGAAGCAAAAAAATAATGATCTGCCCACTGAAAGAAGCAAGCAGATGCATAATATCACGGACAATCTAAAATCTAGGCAGCTGGTGAAGAAACTCAAGATGATGCCACCTTGGGCTCATCCAACCATTTCCACACCATCACTAAACCAGTTCCATCTCCGGTAAAGAAGAGACCACCAGGACCTATCTCAAGTGATCGCACTTCTCGTCTTGCAAATAACCGACCCCTCTCTGAAAATCTGTAAAAGGAGGAGCAGTTAGGAGGGTCAACAGCATAGAAGAGTATGTATAACAGACATAATGAAAGTTGTGAAACAATACAAGTGTTAAGTTCACTCACGATGGCAATTCATAAAGGCGAACTGAATTGTCAAGGCAAGAGCAAAACAATATTGGCTTGGCATCTACATCAGTCATCCCACAAAGTGCAAGAACACcctataacaaaataaaagatattgATTGGGTGAATAAACTAACTTCTTGATTACCATAATAAGAAACATTAGCTTGAGAAAACACCATATACTTATAATATAGCTTCTTTATAATTATGTAACTTACATTCTCCTCTCTGTGTGTGTATGTCACTTTCAAAGATCCCTCTTCAGTGGCAACCCAGACCTTGACTGTGCAGTCAAACGAACTTGATAACAAATAAGAGTCCCAACAAATAAGGGATGTTACTGTGTCAGCATGTCCGCTAAGGGTCATTTTACAATCTAATGTATCCATATCCCAAACCTGAATAAAACAAGATAGACATTGCTTTAATAAGGTTACTGTGTACTGTGCAGGAAGAAGCAGCAAGCAATTGTGTAGCTAATAAAGGAAGACAGCAACCGATCCAAGATCATTATGACCAAAAGTAAACattatgaagaaaaagaaagaacaaaagaaagaactcaTACATGTTACCAAAGTGCGAAATCAGAATGAAGAAACTGATCTTCAGaagattatatattaaatttgtcCAATCTCATGTTTAAAAAAATTCACATATTCTAACTAGCTCTTCATAGACCAATATATCCAATTTTGAGGGAATATACAAAGAACAGACAATAGACACACCTTAATGCTGTGGTCCATGGACCCTGAATATAGCATCTTGCCTCCAACTGCTAGGCAAACTACATCGCTGGTGTGGCCATTTAGTGATGCAACCAGTTTAAAAGGAGATATAGATTCAGAACCGCCTCTCCATGCAGAAATTACTCCATCCTGCAATTTATCATCAGATGATATAAAAATTAGTACAGTTCAGCTGTAAAAACACAATCATCAAATTGCTAGCTACATTTCATAAGGTTCCTGTATTAGAAAACGTGGCAACTGCCGCAGGTAAATTACCTCATCCCCAGCAAAAAGGGTTTCGCTGCCAACAATGATGGAAAGAGCTCGCCCCTTTGGTCCATCTAAAGTAAACTCTAGTGCAGCCTGAACATTCCAAGCCTTCACAATAGCCACAACCACATAATCAGACTTTAGATTAGATGCAAATCACCTATCTATAAGATATAATATGACAATGATATAAACAGGACTGAAGTGAGATCTTACTTTGACAGCATTCCTCAGACCAATAAAAATCCATGGACCCTCGCTGATCATAGAAATAACCTCTGCTCCAAGATTTACCACATTGACACATTTTCCAGTATGGCAGTCCCATGTCCGGATTGTCCCATCAGTGCTTCCAGAATATAATTTATCTGATCCAGCTGGAAGTGCAATCCCAGTGATAACCTGTTGACAAATGTCCACAAATTATGATTACAAACAATATTTAGACACCTATCCAACCATAAACGGAAAGCTATTAAAAGAAGATATTTACAAAGACAAAAAGTTGAATATCCGTGAGTTTAATGTATCATTCTATAAGGTGGCATTAGACCCCAATTACCTTCTTGTGTTCTCGAAGCTTTGCTAATGTTGAAAAGCCATCACCATAAAACCATGAATGCAAATCGCGACAGTGCTCACCGCGTACACAATTGCCATTCACCCAGTATCTACAAATACTTTGTGATGGCTTCTGATAATCCCTAGCAAGACTACCTCCTCCCATCTTTCTTATGAATACATTCTTCGAGTTATGCTTAGGGGAAGACTTATTATTAGAAGAGGAATGGCGCTTCTTCATGCACTTATGAGAATAAGTACTATTGCCATTACAATATCCAGTATTTGGTGGTATTGGTGTTTCTCTGTGCAAAAAACTGCACGGGTTTCTGTTGCATTTCCCAGCTTGCCAGTAGACACACGTTATCGCTCTTGCACCAAAACGTTCAGTCCTTCTTGCAGCCTTTATATCCATATTGctctaaaaaaaattacacaTTCCAATAAGATCCCATATCAGGCATATTCTACAGTCCATCAATAACATCCTCCACTACTCATGCTGTCATCCAAAACTGAACAATAACTTACCTTCCAGAATCAATTCAACAATCAAAACCCCAAACTACATGCTCACCAAATATTCCATTAACCAAACCCTAGTACACTTAGTTACAACGTAAAAGacaaacaagaaaacaaaaacaaacgaTGACGGTGCTTCCAGATTGCGGAACTTGACGTCCACCAAAACCGGAGGAATGAGTGGAAATCCAAATAATGCAAATCAACTTTAATCATGACTACGCTATCATCCTACCCCTTTCCCCTATATACCGTATCGCCAACCCTTCAGAAAACCCTAATAAAGAAATCAAAAGGAACCATAAAATTGAAACCCTAATTTTCCACCAGGGGAGTGCGTAACCCTTCACTGAGGTCAATATAATCGGAGAGAACAAACATTCTTGTGGATCATCCATCATACGAGGAAGAACCCTAAAAGGAGAATCTGCTAATGTTTTCGTGTGCGAGAAGAGGCAAACCTGAGAAAGAGTATTGGATCGGAAATCGCACAGCAGAGAGACGAGAGATCCAAATTCTCAAAAGAAGATTTTGACTTGCAAAAGAAGCGCAGAGAACAGAAATGTGTCTTGTGGGAGTGTGGGTATCCACCTATTTATAGGTTATTACGAGGGAACACAcagtcttttttttattattattcatattttattattttctttctctttttctctcgcgctttttttaccctttttttggGCCTTTTCCATTTATTGAATACACATACATCAAAGGctcaaagctttttatttttagtttaaagaaTGTCTTTAAATTATTAGAGTTTAGCAAAATATGATCTAAAGATACATGTTAAAAattacttattaaaatttttttaatttttttatatttattatatatttattaaaataaaaagttttaaaaaatttactaaaataatcTTAACATAAGTTAGGACACATATTAACTAAATTCATTACTAATTAACAAAATCTTTTAAGTTAAATCCATTATTTTTGGGTAGCGAACCTTTGTGAAGGTAGTTAAAAGAAGTGAACTTGAAAGTCTTCAATTTAAAGGATGATGTTGAGTTTCAGGAATAAGTTGGACCCTTTGTGCAATTGATTTCCTTACTTTTGAGGAGGTCAAAAGATTAAGAAACTAGTCGGTCAATGAGATCACATATCCAATTGACACTATTGAGTCATTATTGATTCTTCGATTTTTgcatttatttctatttttggtacttttttgtttttagaatttCCTAAAACTAACCTTTGACTTTTCCATTATTCCTTAACAAAAGGTAAAAACATAAACCAATAAGAGCTTAATCAGTTAATTGTATGTTTGGTCtatgttttcatttttaataCCTTTTGTGTTCAAAATTTTATGAAGAAATAAAGTTGGACGAAAATGAAAATAGAGTATGTAATTATGGATTATCAAACCAAATAAGCTCTTATATTTTAGAGAGTACAAAATATTCACTATAATCTAATCATACGCCCTGATTAACTAGTATATTCAATTTCTTATGCACTGCATGAACGATCATTTgaatagttaaatttaattagCTGAGAAATTAAAATAGTTTACAATGGTCTTCTCTTGTATGTATATTGATTGTCGAGGGACTCTCAATTGGAATGCTTCCTGTGAACTAGAATTCTGCCACTCTTTTTATGTGTTTTGCCTAATATAAGAGCCAAAAATTTTCAGCCTAAACAACTAATTAAAGTCTAGCATAACCCTAGATATTGTCCCTTCTCCAACAGAAATCATTCCTCTCCTTTTTCCTAGGAGAATATCCTCTATGATTTATGAATCAAATAAACCCCACAATACGGAATCATACACTCAATCATATTTAACCATGCTATATACACTTCGTAATCATAATTATGTGGTTTCAACAAGTACATGCCTTATTGTCACTCGAGTAAAGCGATAAACACAAGATGGTTCACATATAAATAGTGATATCACAGAACTTTCTTTAAGAGGATATATTAGGAAAACACCAAAccacaagaaacagaaaagatGACACAAACTGCGTTCCTCCGCACAACAACGGCATACCGGAGGTGATCATCTGCCGGCACAAACACTAACAATAATGGCCAGTAAGTATCGCTTCGTGAGCAGCACTAGTGTAGCAT from Arachis hypogaea cultivar Tifrunner chromosome 10, arahy.Tifrunner.gnm2.J5K5, whole genome shotgun sequence includes:
- the LOC112716841 gene encoding zinc finger CCCH domain-containing protein 48, producing the protein MDIKAARRTERFGARAITCVYWQAGKCNRNPCSFLHRETPIPPNTGYCNGNSTYSHKCMKKRHSSSNNKSSPKHNSKNVFIRKMGGGSLARDYQKPSQSICRYWVNGNCVRGEHCRDLHSWFYGDGFSTLAKLREHKKVITGIALPAGSDKLYSGSTDGTIRTWDCHTGKCVNVVNLGAEVISMISEGPWIFIGLRNAVKAWNVQAALEFTLDGPKGRALSIIVGSETLFAGDEDGVISAWRGGSESISPFKLVASLNGHTSDVVCLAVGGKMLYSGSMDHSIKVWDMDTLDCKMTLSGHADTVTSLICWDSYLLSSSFDCTVKVWVATEEGSLKVTYTHREENGVLALCGMTDVDAKPILFCSCLDNSVRLYELPSFSERGRLFARREVRSLEIGPGGLFFTGDGTGLVMVWKWLDEPKVASS